From Rhizobium favelukesii, the proteins below share one genomic window:
- a CDS encoding DUF1127 domain-containing protein, giving the protein MNPIRIAKSWISYRRTLSELGNLSNQTLADIGVSRYDIRNIASRSFR; this is encoded by the coding sequence ATGAACCCGATCCGCATTGCAAAGAGCTGGATTAGCTACCGCCGCACGCTCAGCGAACTTGGTAACCTCTCCAACCAGACGCTCGCCGACATTGGCGTTAGCCGCTACGACATTCGCAACATCGCTTCCCGCTCGTTCCGCTAA
- a CDS encoding DUF1127 domain-containing protein — MNFSRSFNNWRKYRQTVTELGRMTNRELHDLGIDRSDIHRVAREASAR, encoded by the coding sequence ATGAACTTCTCACGCTCTTTCAACAACTGGCGCAAGTACCGTCAGACCGTTACCGAGCTCGGCCGCATGACCAACCGCGAATTGCACGACCTCGGCATCGACCGCTCTGACATCCATCGCGTTGCTCGCGAGGCTTCTGCCCGCTAA
- a CDS encoding recombinase zinc beta ribbon domain-containing protein, protein MDGTAPKCSSSLYIDWKTYERNQDQMAKNRARYPGVPRGGAALLSGLVSCGVCGRKMVTGYNDDGREARYSCSWEATTYGGRHCQSISARPVDARVSALVLEAISPSAIEVSLQVAEDIELERQQIHDGWKQRLERADYEIALARRRYEAVDPDNRLVARTLEKDWEAALARGQTLADDHQRTLSQQPERLTEEDKKIIRCLAEDVPSLWKATSTTARDRQTIVRIMLDRVVIQVFGETERAEIKCHWAGGIITTHPIIRTVRRFEQLEHHDEILARITALRNQGATAQQIADDLNAQGWSPAKKSRFDALIVQKLLVRNGLGKKRPIWSGHIPRRNEDEVTLQELSEKLGIHRQTAYGWLRRGKLKGRIVEVGTQRIWLVSLSHASTGTRTGESS, encoded by the coding sequence GTGGATGGTACTGCACCAAAATGCTCTTCCAGCCTATACATTGACTGGAAAACCTACGAGCGAAATCAGGACCAGATGGCGAAAAACCGTGCCCGATATCCAGGCGTCCCAAGAGGTGGTGCGGCGCTGCTCAGCGGACTTGTCTCTTGCGGTGTGTGTGGTCGTAAAATGGTTACGGGCTACAATGACGATGGCCGGGAAGCACGTTACAGCTGCAGCTGGGAGGCGACCACTTATGGAGGTCGTCATTGCCAATCGATCAGTGCTCGTCCCGTGGATGCCCGCGTTAGCGCGCTGGTGCTCGAAGCTATATCGCCATCCGCGATCGAAGTCAGCCTTCAGGTTGCCGAGGATATTGAACTCGAACGACAACAGATACACGATGGATGGAAGCAACGCCTGGAGCGGGCGGACTATGAGATCGCACTCGCCCGCCGGCGATATGAGGCCGTCGACCCTGATAACCGGCTGGTAGCGCGGACCCTGGAAAAGGACTGGGAGGCTGCCCTGGCGAGGGGGCAAACTCTCGCCGATGACCACCAGCGGACATTGTCGCAACAACCCGAGCGGTTAACGGAGGAGGACAAGAAGATTATCCGTTGTCTGGCAGAAGATGTGCCCTCTCTCTGGAAAGCGACGTCCACCACTGCACGAGACCGACAGACTATCGTCCGCATAATGCTAGATCGCGTCGTCATCCAGGTGTTCGGTGAAACTGAACGCGCCGAGATAAAATGCCACTGGGCGGGCGGGATCATAACAACGCACCCCATAATCCGAACCGTGAGGCGATTTGAACAGCTTGAACATCATGACGAGATTTTAGCCCGGATCACGGCGTTGCGTAACCAGGGTGCAACGGCTCAACAGATCGCTGACGATCTTAACGCTCAGGGCTGGTCACCTGCCAAGAAATCCAGGTTCGATGCGCTGATAGTGCAGAAGCTCCTCGTGCGAAATGGCCTTGGGAAAAAGCGGCCGATCTGGTCGGGTCACATCCCGCGTCGCAATGAGGATGAAGTGACGTTGCAAGAACTTTCCGAAAAGCTCGGCATTCATCGACAGACGGCTTACGGGTGGCTCAGGCGCGGAAAGCTCAAAGGGCGTATCGTTGAAGTAGGAACTCAACGTATCTGGCTTGTCAGCCTATCGCATGCCTCAACAGGAACCCGCACTGGAGAGTCATCATGA
- a CDS encoding DUF2157 domain-containing protein has product MYRGRLERDLSVWVEKGLLPEATAGALLSEYDARPASFSLGSVLTILAAILLGAAILLVVASNWEAIPRLVRVAVILVIIWAVHLGAAVMLRRGATAAAGGLLVIGTLSFGGAISLVGQMYHLSGDELTVMYLWFAMAVISAVLFGSGVVAAVAGFLSWGSFAAYLDTYDTRWVGLDPWVVPLMAAVVIGLVRFTGADRVRHLAYLLLVGWLTWLYAVNENFWLALVYAIAGMLAFVLVSLPPPRLSTLIRSAGSAPAFYTFLVAVIGLFFLHVELEHGWQFVTLALVTLGAAVLAIALQGRNNGAVRYLAYTAFAIEMLYLASVTVGSILGTSSLFLFSGLFVAAVAWIVIRLKRRFAIRTPEASL; this is encoded by the coding sequence ATGTACCGCGGTCGATTGGAGCGAGATCTTTCCGTTTGGGTGGAAAAGGGGCTTTTGCCGGAGGCGACCGCAGGAGCGCTGCTGAGTGAGTATGATGCACGCCCGGCAAGCTTCAGCCTCGGCAGCGTGCTGACGATCCTTGCGGCAATCTTACTTGGGGCGGCGATCCTGCTGGTCGTCGCTTCGAACTGGGAAGCCATTCCACGCCTTGTGCGCGTCGCCGTCATTCTTGTCATCATCTGGGCCGTGCATCTCGGTGCGGCGGTTATGCTGAGGCGCGGTGCGACGGCGGCTGCGGGCGGGCTGCTGGTGATCGGTACCTTGTCTTTTGGCGGAGCGATTTCGCTGGTCGGGCAGATGTATCATCTGTCGGGAGACGAGCTGACGGTGATGTATCTCTGGTTTGCCATGGCTGTGATTTCGGCGGTGCTGTTCGGCTCCGGCGTCGTCGCCGCGGTGGCGGGCTTTCTGTCCTGGGGCAGCTTTGCCGCCTATCTCGATACCTACGACACGCGCTGGGTCGGCCTCGATCCTTGGGTCGTGCCGCTCATGGCGGCAGTGGTCATTGGTCTCGTGCGCTTCACCGGCGCTGATCGTGTCCGTCATCTGGCATATCTGCTGCTCGTCGGCTGGCTCACCTGGCTCTACGCGGTGAACGAGAATTTCTGGCTCGCGCTCGTCTATGCCATTGCTGGCATGTTGGCTTTCGTGCTTGTCAGTCTGCCGCCGCCGCGCCTTTCCACGCTCATCAGAAGTGCCGGTTCCGCTCCTGCCTTCTACACCTTCCTCGTCGCCGTGATTGGCCTGTTCTTCCTGCATGTTGAACTCGAGCATGGCTGGCAGTTCGTAACATTGGCGCTCGTGACGCTGGGGGCCGCGGTCCTTGCGATTGCGCTCCAAGGCCGGAACAATGGCGCGGTGCGCTATTTGGCTTACACGGCGTTTGCCATTGAGATGCTCTACCTTGCATCGGTGACCGTCGGGTCGATTCTTGGCACATCGAGCCTCTTTTTGTTCTCGGGGCTTTTCGTTGCAGCCGTTGCGTGGATCGTCATTCGCCTCAAGCGCCGATTTGCCATTAGAACCCCGGAGGCAAGCCTGTGA
- a CDS encoding GDYXXLXY domain-containing protein has protein sequence MQGSGRRYIVAAIIVAALQTAVLGYVIESRASILRSGADALLKTAPVDPRDFLRGDYVVLNYEISSVPVASIMGGVPQDQGKKSLWVRLKAGDGGFWDIVESSFERLPEQPGTVVLHSRPFYSYGANSADHIRIEYGIERYYVPEGQGMALEKARQDGDVSVAIRVATDGTPQIRSLLVDGKPAYDEPLY, from the coding sequence ATGCAAGGCTCAGGGCGCCGCTACATTGTCGCTGCAATCATCGTTGCTGCCCTGCAGACCGCCGTTCTTGGCTATGTGATTGAAAGTCGCGCATCGATCCTGCGAAGTGGCGCCGACGCACTCCTAAAAACTGCCCCCGTTGATCCGCGCGACTTTCTCCGGGGCGACTACGTCGTGTTGAACTACGAGATATCCTCGGTCCCGGTCGCGTCGATTATGGGTGGTGTGCCGCAGGATCAGGGCAAGAAGAGCCTTTGGGTGCGGTTGAAGGCTGGTGACGGCGGCTTCTGGGACATTGTCGAATCATCGTTCGAACGTCTGCCGGAGCAGCCGGGCACCGTGGTTCTCCACAGCAGACCTTTCTATAGTTATGGTGCCAATTCCGCCGACCATATCCGCATCGAGTACGGCATCGAACGCTACTACGTTCCGGAAGGCCAGGGCATGGCTTTGGAGAAGGCCCGCCAGGACGGTGACGTCTCTGTTGCCATTCGCGTCGCTACCGATGGGACGCCGCAGATACGCAGCCTGCTCGTGGACGGCAAGCCTGCTTACGACGAGCCTCTTTATTGA
- the tig gene encoding trigger factor — translation MQVIETLAEGLKREIKVVIPAKDMEVKMNERLADVKDKVRINGFRPGKVPAAHLKKVYGKSIMADLVNEIVREQPTAILAERGEKSATQPEIAMTEDKDEAEQILAAQKDFEFTLSYEVLPPIELKSSKGIKITREVVDISEDEVNEQVLKVAESARSYETKKGKAANGDRITMDYVGKVDGVAFDGGTDQGAELVLGSGRFIPGFEDQLVGAKAGDEKTITVTFPADYPAKNLAGQEATFDVTVKDVAAPAEVEINDELAKKLGLESADRLKEIVRGQIESQYGSMTRQKVKRQILDQLDEMYKFDTPASLVDAEYNGIWNQVANDLAQSGKTFEDEDTTEEEAREEYKKLAERRVRLGLVLSEIGEKAGVEVSEDEMQRAIYEQLRQYPGQEKQILDFFRSQPGAAASIRAPIFEEKVIDHLLTEIDVTDKKVTKEELLADEEGEASDKEAKKAAPKKKAAAKAEATEGEEAAAPKKKAAPKKKASEDSAE, via the coding sequence ATGCAGGTTATCGAAACGCTCGCTGAAGGGCTGAAGCGCGAAATCAAGGTCGTAATCCCGGCCAAGGACATGGAAGTCAAGATGAATGAGCGTCTTGCCGACGTGAAGGACAAGGTCCGCATCAACGGCTTCCGTCCGGGCAAGGTTCCGGCCGCTCACCTCAAGAAGGTTTACGGCAAGTCCATCATGGCCGACCTCGTCAACGAGATTGTCCGCGAGCAGCCGACCGCCATCCTCGCAGAGCGCGGCGAAAAGTCCGCGACGCAGCCGGAAATCGCGATGACGGAAGACAAGGACGAGGCAGAGCAGATCCTCGCCGCTCAGAAGGATTTCGAGTTCACGCTCTCCTACGAGGTTCTGCCGCCGATCGAGCTGAAGTCCAGCAAGGGCATCAAGATCACCCGCGAAGTCGTCGACATCTCGGAAGACGAAGTCAACGAGCAGGTTCTGAAGGTCGCTGAAAGCGCCCGTTCCTACGAGACCAAGAAGGGCAAGGCCGCCAACGGCGACCGCATCACGATGGACTACGTCGGCAAGGTCGACGGCGTTGCCTTCGATGGCGGCACCGACCAGGGCGCAGAACTCGTTCTCGGCTCCGGCCGCTTCATCCCTGGCTTCGAAGACCAGTTGGTCGGCGCCAAGGCTGGTGACGAAAAGACCATCACCGTCACGTTCCCGGCCGACTACCCGGCCAAGAACCTGGCTGGCCAGGAAGCCACCTTCGACGTCACCGTCAAGGACGTTGCTGCTCCGGCCGAGGTTGAAATCAACGACGAGTTGGCGAAGAAGCTCGGTCTTGAATCGGCTGACCGTCTGAAGGAAATCGTCCGCGGTCAGATCGAGTCGCAGTACGGCTCGATGACCCGCCAGAAGGTCAAGCGTCAGATCCTCGACCAGCTCGACGAAATGTACAAGTTCGATACCCCGGCTTCGCTCGTCGATGCCGAGTACAACGGCATCTGGAACCAGGTCGCCAACGATCTCGCCCAGTCCGGCAAGACCTTCGAAGACGAAGACACGACGGAAGAGGAAGCTCGCGAAGAATACAAGAAGCTCGCTGAGCGTCGCGTTCGCCTCGGCCTCGTTCTCTCCGAAATCGGCGAAAAGGCCGGTGTTGAAGTGAGTGAAGACGAAATGCAGCGCGCCATCTACGAGCAGCTGCGTCAGTATCCGGGCCAGGAAAAGCAGATCCTTGACTTTTTCCGCAGCCAGCCGGGTGCGGCCGCCTCGATCCGCGCTCCGATCTTCGAAGAAAAGGTCATCGACCATTTGCTGACCGAGATCGACGTCACGGACAAGAAGGTGACCAAGGAAGAGCTGCTCGCCGACGAAGAGGGCGAAGCTTCTGACAAGGAAGCCAAGAAGGCCGCTCCGAAGAAGAAGGCTGCTGCCAAGGCAGAAGCCACTGAAGGCGAAGAAGCTGCCGCTCCGAAGAAGAAGGCCGCTCCGAAGAAGAAGGCTTCCGAGGACAGCGCCGAGTAA
- a CDS encoding nuclear transport factor 2 family protein — translation MSSNDDLRDLVRRIYPARVEGDLESLMSFLDDDCLFRVVGNQHLAPLTDPVVGAAALRVTMQYLIDNWDMRGIDFVSIHVDGDVALIHRMGRMRFGATEYDTEIMDKMTFENGKLKECVEFIDTLQAAALLDVVKLPTRN, via the coding sequence ATGTCTTCCAATGATGACCTTAGGGATCTGGTGCGGCGGATCTATCCTGCGCGGGTGGAGGGCGATCTCGAGAGTTTGATGTCTTTCCTTGATGACGATTGCCTATTCCGAGTGGTCGGGAATCAGCATCTGGCGCCTTTGACGGATCCTGTTGTCGGCGCCGCCGCGCTTCGCGTGACGATGCAATACTTGATCGACAATTGGGATATGAGAGGGATCGATTTTGTGTCCATCCATGTCGACGGCGACGTTGCGTTGATTCACCGTATGGGACGCATGCGTTTTGGCGCGACGGAGTACGATACCGAGATCATGGACAAAATGACCTTCGAGAACGGCAAGCTGAAGGAATGCGTGGAGTTCATCGACACGCTGCAGGCCGCTGCGCTGCTGGACGTCGTGAAATTACCCACGCGAAACTAA
- a CDS encoding B12-binding domain-containing radical SAM protein: MQDLSKTAERNFQLILIKPSHYDDDGYVIRWWRAMIPSNSLAAIYGIASDCAERKVLGAEVGIEITVVDETNTRVNIPALLKRLAQHDNFGMVALVGVQSNQYPRALDIARPFRKAGVPVSMGGFHVSGCLAMLDGKAVGLDACREMGISMFAGEAEGRLDRVLQDAASGKLEPLYNFMNDLPSIEGAAVPFLPKANVAQTLGLSTSFDAGRGCPYQCSFCTIINVQGRKSRFRSADDVEKLVRMNWAQGIHKFFITDDNFARNRDWEAIFDRLIELREKDGIPLGLMIQVDTLCHKIPNFIEKSKRAGVTRVFIGLENVNPDNLTAAKKNQNKITEYRKMLLAWKAQGIMTLAGYILGFPADTPETIRRDIAIIQHELPLDVIEFFVLTPLPGSEDHQTLWKKGVEMDADLNIYDVEHVCTAHPKMSKQEWESIYQEAWSLYYSPEHMKTLLRRAVATGVPLASLVKMLVSFATTVPLENVHPLQSGLLRLKHPSERRPDLPKESAVTFWPRFIWETVTKHLSLGATIAGLATSAFFIARDKNSANYMDQALTPVGDHEDETLELFTKTAGGRAAVSHIHRVAELTHAHKAV; this comes from the coding sequence GTGCAAGACCTGTCCAAGACTGCCGAACGGAATTTCCAACTGATTCTGATCAAGCCGTCGCACTATGACGATGATGGCTATGTGATCCGCTGGTGGCGGGCGATGATCCCGTCCAACTCCTTGGCTGCAATCTATGGAATCGCGTCTGACTGCGCAGAGCGTAAGGTATTGGGGGCAGAGGTCGGGATCGAGATCACGGTCGTCGACGAGACAAACACGCGGGTCAACATCCCGGCACTGCTCAAGCGACTTGCGCAACATGACAATTTCGGGATGGTCGCGTTGGTCGGCGTTCAGTCGAACCAGTATCCACGGGCACTGGATATTGCGCGCCCCTTCCGCAAGGCCGGCGTGCCGGTTTCGATGGGAGGCTTTCACGTGTCGGGCTGCCTCGCCATGCTCGACGGCAAGGCAGTCGGCTTGGATGCATGTCGCGAGATGGGTATTTCGATGTTTGCCGGCGAGGCCGAAGGCCGCCTGGACCGCGTCCTGCAGGATGCCGCCAGCGGCAAACTTGAGCCGCTTTACAATTTCATGAATGACCTGCCGAGTATCGAAGGTGCGGCCGTGCCCTTCCTGCCGAAAGCCAATGTAGCACAGACGCTTGGCCTCAGCACGAGCTTCGACGCCGGCCGCGGTTGCCCCTATCAATGCTCTTTCTGCACCATCATCAATGTGCAGGGGCGCAAGTCGCGGTTCCGATCGGCCGATGATGTCGAAAAACTAGTGCGGATGAATTGGGCGCAAGGCATCCATAAGTTCTTCATCACCGACGACAATTTCGCGCGCAACAGGGATTGGGAAGCGATCTTCGACCGGTTGATCGAACTCCGGGAAAAGGACGGTATTCCACTTGGATTGATGATCCAGGTCGACACGCTCTGCCACAAGATCCCGAACTTCATCGAAAAATCCAAGCGCGCCGGCGTCACTCGCGTCTTCATCGGGCTTGAGAATGTAAACCCCGACAATCTGACGGCGGCCAAGAAGAACCAGAACAAGATCACCGAATACCGGAAGATGCTGCTCGCCTGGAAAGCCCAAGGCATCATGACGCTCGCCGGCTACATTCTTGGTTTCCCGGCAGACACGCCGGAGACGATCCGGCGCGACATCGCGATCATCCAGCATGAGCTTCCCCTCGACGTCATTGAGTTCTTCGTGCTGACGCCGCTGCCGGGCTCGGAAGATCATCAGACATTGTGGAAGAAGGGCGTCGAGATGGACGCCGATCTCAACATCTACGACGTCGAGCACGTCTGCACTGCGCATCCGAAGATGAGCAAGCAGGAGTGGGAAAGCATCTACCAGGAGGCCTGGTCGCTCTACTATTCGCCAGAGCATATGAAGACGCTGCTGCGCCGGGCTGTTGCTACCGGCGTGCCGCTCGCCAGCCTCGTCAAGATGCTCGTGTCGTTCGCCACGACTGTACCTCTGGAGAACGTGCATCCACTGCAGAGCGGCCTGCTGCGTCTCAAGCATCCATCCGAACGCCGCCCAGATCTTCCCAAGGAAAGCGCCGTTACCTTCTGGCCACGGTTCATCTGGGAAACCGTCACCAAGCATTTGTCGCTGGGCGCCACCATCGCCGGCCTCGCAACGAGCGCCTTTTTCATAGCCCGTGACAAGAACTCGGCGAACTACATGGATCAGGCACTGACACCGGTCGGTGACCACGAGGATGAAACGCTCGAACTCTTCACGAAAACGGCGGGCGGACGGGCTGCGGTCTCGCACATCCACCGTGTCGCCGAACTAACCCATGCCCACAAGGCAGTTTGA
- the sthA gene encoding Si-specific NAD(P)(+) transhydrogenase, translated as MFQYDLVVVGSGPAGRRGAIQAAKLGKKVLVIEQGKRVGGVSVHTGTIPSKTLRETALNLSGWRERGFYGRSYRVKEEISADDLRRRLLITLDHEVEVLEHQFARNRVQHIRGKASFVDPSTLEVVKDDGEVVKVTGASILLAVGTKPFRPDYIPFDGKTVLDSDELLDIEELPRSMAVIGAGVIGIEYATIFSALDTAVTVIDPKPTMLDFIDREIVEDFTYQLRDRNMKILLGTKADTVTRLDNGRVELKLDNGRHMVTDMVLFAAGRMGATDTLNLDAAGLDADNRGRLKVNPETFQTSVPNIYAAGDVVGFPSLASTSMEQGRIAARVAVGAVAKEPPKYFPYGIYAVPEISTCGLTEEEMKERGIPYECGIARFRETSRGHIMGLDTGLLKLIFSLKTRRLLGVHIVGEGATELVHIGQAVLNLKGTVEYFVENTFNYPTLAEAYKIAGLDAWNRMGDIKSEL; from the coding sequence ATGTTCCAGTACGATCTCGTTGTTGTGGGTAGCGGTCCGGCGGGCCGCCGCGGCGCAATCCAGGCCGCCAAGCTCGGCAAGAAGGTTCTGGTCATCGAACAAGGCAAGCGCGTCGGCGGCGTTTCGGTTCACACCGGTACCATCCCCTCCAAGACGCTGCGCGAAACGGCGCTCAATCTCTCCGGCTGGCGCGAGCGTGGTTTCTACGGCCGGTCCTATCGCGTGAAGGAAGAGATCAGCGCGGATGACCTTCGGCGCCGCCTGCTGATCACCCTTGATCACGAAGTCGAGGTGCTTGAACATCAGTTCGCCCGAAACCGCGTCCAGCACATCAGAGGCAAGGCAAGCTTTGTCGACCCGTCGACGCTCGAAGTCGTCAAGGACGATGGCGAAGTCGTCAAGGTCACCGGGGCCAGCATCCTGCTTGCGGTCGGCACCAAGCCGTTCCGCCCGGACTACATCCCCTTCGACGGCAAAACGGTACTCGACAGCGACGAATTGCTCGACATCGAAGAACTGCCACGCTCGATGGCCGTGATCGGCGCAGGCGTCATCGGCATCGAATATGCGACGATCTTCAGCGCGCTGGATACCGCAGTGACCGTGATCGATCCGAAGCCGACGATGCTCGATTTCATCGACCGGGAAATCGTCGAAGATTTCACCTATCAGCTGCGTGATCGCAACATGAAGATCCTGCTCGGCACCAAGGCCGACACAGTGACGCGCCTCGACAACGGCAGAGTTGAACTGAAGCTCGACAATGGCCGCCACATGGTGACAGACATGGTTCTGTTTGCCGCAGGGCGCATGGGCGCGACCGACACGCTCAATCTGGACGCAGCCGGGCTCGACGCCGATAACCGCGGCCGCCTCAAGGTCAACCCGGAAACCTTCCAGACATCCGTGCCGAACATCTACGCTGCTGGCGACGTTGTCGGGTTTCCGAGCCTTGCCTCCACCTCGATGGAACAAGGCCGCATTGCCGCGCGCGTTGCCGTTGGCGCGGTCGCGAAGGAGCCGCCGAAATACTTCCCCTACGGCATCTATGCGGTGCCGGAGATCTCTACCTGCGGCCTGACCGAGGAAGAGATGAAGGAGCGCGGCATTCCCTACGAGTGCGGCATCGCGCGTTTCCGGGAGACCTCGCGCGGACACATCATGGGGCTCGACACCGGACTTCTGAAGTTGATCTTTTCTTTGAAGACGCGCCGGCTGCTCGGCGTGCATATCGTCGGTGAAGGGGCGACCGAGCTGGTGCACATCGGCCAGGCAGTTTTGAACCTCAAAGGCACCGTCGAATATTTCGTCGAGAACACGTTCAACTACCCGACACTCGCCGAAGCCTATAAGATTGCTGGCCTGGATGCGTGGAACCGGATGGGCGATATCAAGTCGGAGCTTTGA
- a CDS encoding dual specificity protein phosphatase family protein — MTTTIASRQFPRFRKAALCFLAPLFLIVGSYALYLKATNNFHTVVAGEVYRSSQPSPQAIADFAQRYGIKTIINLRGPTNSSAWHGEVEQAKTLGIEHIDFPMSAYKELSPERAEELIQVMKDAPKPLLIHCLSGSDRTGLASALYLAAISKTNENVAEEQMSIIYGHIALPISRAFAMDRTFEKLEPLLGFRES; from the coding sequence ATGACGACGACGATTGCTTCTCGCCAATTTCCTCGCTTCAGGAAGGCAGCACTATGCTTTCTCGCGCCGCTCTTTCTTATCGTTGGCAGCTATGCTCTCTATTTGAAAGCCACGAACAACTTCCACACGGTCGTCGCCGGCGAAGTCTACCGTTCGTCGCAACCATCCCCGCAAGCTATTGCGGATTTCGCGCAGCGGTATGGGATCAAGACCATCATCAACCTGCGCGGCCCGACCAACAGCTCGGCATGGCACGGCGAGGTCGAGCAAGCGAAGACGCTTGGAATCGAGCATATCGATTTCCCGATGTCTGCTTACAAGGAGCTTTCTCCAGAACGCGCGGAGGAATTGATCCAGGTCATGAAAGACGCTCCAAAGCCGCTGTTGATCCATTGCCTCTCGGGCTCGGATCGCACCGGGCTCGCATCGGCCCTCTATCTGGCGGCGATCAGCAAGACGAACGAGAACGTCGCGGAGGAGCAAATGTCGATCATCTATGGCCATATTGCGCTGCCGATTAGCCGCGCCTTCGCCATGGACCGCACCTTCGAGAAGCTGGAACCCCTGCTTGGCTTCCGTGAATCCTGA
- a CDS encoding serine hydrolase domain-containing protein: protein MKKLIKLGAAMTVVMLNINTAGAQQALPDEIAKGKPSDVPIATQIMRWHMNDGDVNAFAFRNMDELFSIRTVPHSGTAWILPREDHRMDFSYEFNGRTFNAEDFLERNYTNAFLVMKNGKIVTEIYRNNSDASTRFMGWSMTKSITSILVGAAVADRSIESIDDPIVKYLPELKNGGYRDVTIRQILEMRSGVDYEERYDFANPGIAASNHINALVKNVARFADAGLDIGTAAKPGEVFAYKTIDTAILGWLIERVTGGTVAAYTTGKLWEPMGAEADGFYIMDGKPGVGREFSGAGFNATLRDWARFGQMLLNEGTVEGRRVVDAEWIRTARTPLGSEAGVDGGYGFQFWTREGSEAYKAVGLQGQYVYVDPDTQTVMVKLSYFPPGDDTPYVETEAFFGALTSWAPK from the coding sequence ATGAAGAAATTGATCAAGCTGGGTGCCGCCATGACTGTCGTCATGCTGAACATCAATACGGCCGGGGCACAGCAGGCACTGCCCGACGAAATTGCGAAAGGTAAACCTTCAGACGTTCCGATCGCGACGCAGATAATGCGCTGGCATATGAATGACGGCGACGTCAACGCGTTTGCTTTCCGCAATATGGACGAACTTTTCAGCATTCGCACCGTGCCTCATTCCGGCACTGCATGGATCCTCCCGCGTGAGGATCATAGGATGGATTTCTCCTATGAATTCAACGGGCGGACTTTCAACGCCGAAGATTTTCTAGAACGCAATTATACCAACGCATTTCTGGTGATGAAAAACGGCAAGATCGTCACGGAAATCTATCGCAATAATAGCGATGCAAGTACTCGCTTCATGGGCTGGTCCATGACGAAATCCATCACTTCCATACTGGTTGGAGCCGCGGTGGCCGATCGATCCATCGAATCCATCGATGATCCCATCGTAAAATACCTGCCGGAATTGAAAAATGGCGGATATCGCGATGTGACGATTCGACAGATTTTGGAAATGCGGTCGGGTGTGGATTATGAGGAGCGCTACGACTTTGCGAATCCGGGCATCGCCGCCAGCAACCACATCAATGCGCTTGTTAAAAACGTGGCGCGATTTGCCGATGCTGGGCTCGATATTGGCACTGCCGCCAAGCCGGGGGAGGTATTCGCCTATAAAACCATTGACACTGCCATTCTTGGTTGGCTGATCGAGCGCGTCACTGGCGGAACCGTTGCAGCCTATACCACCGGAAAACTGTGGGAGCCAATGGGCGCTGAGGCGGATGGCTTCTACATCATGGACGGAAAGCCCGGAGTTGGCCGTGAATTCAGTGGCGCCGGTTTCAACGCGACATTGCGCGACTGGGCCCGGTTCGGACAAATGCTGCTGAATGAAGGGACTGTTGAAGGGCGTCGGGTTGTTGACGCTGAGTGGATCAGAACGGCGCGCACGCCCTTGGGTTCCGAAGCGGGCGTCGACGGCGGATACGGCTTTCAATTCTGGACTCGCGAGGGATCGGAGGCCTACAAAGCCGTAGGTCTGCAAGGACAATACGTCTACGTAGACCCTGACACGCAAACCGTCATGGTCAAGCTTAGCTATTTCCCACCGGGCGACGACACCCCCTACGTCGAGACGGAAGCGTTCTTTGGGGCGCTGACGAGTTGGGCTCCGAAATAG